TCCCGCACTATTGGTGTATCGCTTGTATTGGGGTTTGTATTTATGCTGCTTGTGGACCACATTTCGCAACATAAAAGCGTAAACAgttcaaaagacaaaaacatAACAGCAACATTAGGCTTGGTTGTTCATGCCGCTggtatgtatgaaaattttacaGGTATTTTgaatgacatatttttcattttcagctGATGGAGTAGCTCTTGGAGCTGCAGCAACGACCACTCACCAAGACgttgaaattattgtatttttagcaATCATGTTGCATAAAGCTCCAGCTGCCTTTGGGCTCGTTAGTTTTcttttacatgaaaaaattgAACATCAAGAAATACGCAAGCacttgttaattttttcttgttcggCTCCACTATTAACTCTTTTGACTTTTTTTGGAATAGGACAGGAACAAAAGGAGACCCTCAATTCCTTAAATGCGACTGGAATAGCTATGCTTTTCTCAGCAGGAACATTTCTTTATGTAGCAACAGTGCATGTTCTACCAGAACTAACTCATGTCTCTCATTCGCATTCACATGGCCATTATGATTATCGTCAACTGAACAGTACAGTAAGTGGGATTGAATCTCAAGGTGATATACATTCTACCAATGTACGGTTTTCGAAAGGTCTTCTTTTAAGTGAAATGATAATATTAATATGTGGTGCATTACTTCCTCTTATAATAACTTTTGGTCATCATCACTAAATTAAGCTTTGTTCTTCtcttaatgaaaatttggaTTTAACGAGTGCAGTCGATGGTTACATTATATTAACTAAACATATCTGTATCTAATGAAAAAAAACCTAACATGATTGAGAATAATTGGCTTGGCTAATAAACACAGCGTTaacgtacacatatatattttctttgtatatacgccagccGAAATACATACAGCTGCGAAAACAGCTGTGCCTGTGGCAgttttgcatataaaataaaaataaaaaaaattaaaaaaagggaaaaaactTTGGTTTTTTTATGTAAAGAGCGAAAGCTCCTGTTTTATTTAGTTCCCTTTACGAACTAAATAACAAACTACCGAAATGGTTTTATTACAGGTATGTTTTGTATCACTTAGCTGTTTTCCGTTCCCACAGTCTGTAAGACACTTccctgccaaccatgagcgggtaaaaaaccagataatcagtAGGTAGTAAAGTGGAAACAT
The sequence above is a segment of the Bactrocera dorsalis isolate Fly_Bdor chromosome 6, ASM2337382v1, whole genome shotgun sequence genome. Coding sequences within it:
- the LOC105221846 gene encoding zinc transporter ZIP9-A isoform X2, whose amino-acid sequence is MAEDTFMLVSLVIVMLVGSYMAGMIPLVMRLSEEKLKFVTVLGAGLLVGTALTVIIPEGIRSLYMDTLKPNLPEIATISGRKVEKSLFSATTETFNVDHMRGPDFSRTIGVSLVLGFVFMLLVDHISQHKSVNSSKDKNITATLGLVVHAAADGVALGAAATTTHQDVEIIVFLAIMLHKAPAAFGLVSFLLHEKIEHQEIRQEQKETLNSLNATGIAMLFSAGTFLYVATVHVLPELTHVSHSHSHGHYDYRQLNSTVSGIESQGDIHSTNVRFSKGLLLSEMIILICGALLPLIITFGHHH
- the LOC105221846 gene encoding zinc transporter ZIP9-A isoform X1; this translates as MAEDTFMLVSLVIVMLVGSYMAGMIPLVMRLSEEKLKFVTVLGAGLLVGTALTVIIPEGIRSLYMDTLKPNLPEIATISGRKVEKSLFSATTETFNVDHMRGPDFSRTIGVSLVLGFVFMLLVDHISQHKSVNSSKDKNITATLGLVVHAAADGVALGAAATTTHQDVEIIVFLAIMLHKAPAAFGLVSFLLHEKIEHQEIRKHLLIFSCSAPLLTLLTFFGIGQEQKETLNSLNATGIAMLFSAGTFLYVATVHVLPELTHVSHSHSHGHYDYRQLNSTVSGIESQGDIHSTNVRFSKGLLLSEMIILICGALLPLIITFGHHH
- the LOC105221846 gene encoding zinc transporter ZIP9 isoform X3; translated protein: MAEDTFMLVSLVIVMLVGSYMAGMIPLVMRLSEEKLKFVTVLGAGLLVEIATISGRKVEKSLFSATTETFNVDHMRGPDFSRTIGVSLVLGFVFMLLVDHISQHKSVNSSKDKNITATLGLVVHAAADGVALGAAATTTHQDVEIIVFLAIMLHKAPAAFGLVSFLLHEKIEHQEIRKHLLIFSCSAPLLTLLTFFGIGQEQKETLNSLNATGIAMLFSAGTFLYVATVHVLPELTHVSHSHSHGHYDYRQLNSTVSGIESQGDIHSTNVRFSKGLLLSEMIILICGALLPLIITFGHHH